attttactgttacgaagcctcgggttcgtcaaagggtcactcaaaggtataaattaaacatgttgacacaattcacccctgtagtttgtaatctctcactttcttccgcgttttcgctccgtacgatccatgatttattcgtttgaaggtacgagcatcatctagggctactatacagtatatttaccccttgttgacatttttaaccctcgaatttacatactttcaaggtttatCAACTTTAGTGCTTTATTTAGTATTtcataccacgtgtaaactcatgacacgtgtcaacacattattggacacaaaatttctaGGTGTTACAGAATGGCCCCACGATATCGACTGCCCACTTTTAAAAGGGCCAGGCCACCGTGACAGGAattaagttgttcttggggcgGAGCATTTGAGGAGCAAATTTTTGACAACTGCGACACTTTCTGAGTTCGTCTACTGTGTCTTCATGCATCCCGGGCCAATAGTACCCGACGTTGTGAATTTTGGCGACAACTGCCTGGGGTCCAGCGTGAATGCCACATATGCCAGCGTGTATTTCTTGGATTAGGTATTTTGCTTTCGCTGGAGATACGCCCGAAGTAGTGGTCCCAAGTATGACTTCCTGTATAGGACGCCGTTGTTTACTTCATATTTCAACGCCTTGGTTGTATCTTTTGAGCTTCGCCTCGGGCAGGGGGTAATTCCCCCTTTGTGAGGAACTTCAGAATTGGAATGTACCAACAGGGTTCTTCCCCTGTGATGGCGGACACTTCCCGGGGTTCTATGGAGGGCGCTTGTAATGTTTCTACCTTTACTTCCCTTTCCATACCAGAGGTGGCGAGCTTGTTCAGGGCATCAGCTATTTGGTTTTTTCCTCGATGAACGTGATTAAGTGTGACACTGTCGAAGGAAGCTATGAGTTCCTTGGTCTTGGGTAAATATTTTGCCCTCGTTTCATCTTTGGCTTCATAGGTTTCGTTCACCTGATTATTGACtaacaaagagtcaacatatGCGTCGACCCTTGTTGCTCCCATATATTGGGCCATTCTCAAGCCCGCAAGTAgcgcttcatattctgcttcgttGTTGGAGTTTTCAAAGTTAAACCGGATGGACTCTGTTATGTCTTGAGGCCCACGTCGGATCCTTTTCCACTGGAAGATCCGTCGGTGTATAATTTCCAGGTTTGCCTGGCTGTGCTGGACTCTGTTATGTCTTGAACCGCGGGATCTTGTATTACTTCTCCTTCGGGAATCTCAGCCAAGAAATCAGCGATCACTTGTCCCTTAATTATTGTTCGCTTTCAATACTCAATATCGAGGGCTCCCAACTCTATTGCCCATTTGGCCAACCTTCCTGAGATTTCATGCTTGTGCAAAATTTGATGTAGCGGATAATTTGTTAAGACTTGTACACGGTGCCCTAGAAAATATCTTCTGAGATGCCGGGTAGCGTGGACTAGTGCCAGTACCAACTTTTCAAGTGTTGGATACCGCGTTTCTGGTCCTGCAAGAACTCGGCTGATGTAGTATATGGGTGTTTGTTTTCCATCCCTTTCTACCATAAGTACCGCGCTTACCGCGTTGTGAGCTGCCGCCAGGTACATTTTTAAGAGTTCTTCTGGGTATGGCGCTTTCAACATGGGTAATTTTTCAATGAACTGCTTCATGTCTTGTAAAGCCTCTTCTGCTTCACTGGTCCACTTGAAGTTTTTCTTGTTAAGGCAATCTTTCAACGTCTTTATGAATGGCAAAGATCTCTCGGCGTGTCTTGCCAGGAATCTGTTTATAGCCACTAGACGCCCATTTAACGCTTGTGCCTCTTCTAAAGTATTGGGGGAGGGCATTCGCGCTATGGCGGCTACCTTTTCCGGTTAGCTTTAAAACCGTCCCGGGTGACCCCCACTCCTAAGAATTTGCCTTCTTCTACCCGAACGAACATTTCTTGGGGTTGAGGTTGATGTTGTATTCTCTCAGCTTTTGGAAGGTTTCTTCGATGTCTTCAAGCATTTGCTTTTCCTCTCTGCTCTTTATTACTAAGTCGTCGACATATACTTCCAAATTTCTGCCAATTTGTTTTTCGAAAGCCTTGTCCATGAGGCGTTGGTATGTGGCTCCGGCATTTCGtagaccaaaaggcattttggtatagCAAAAGATGCCACATCGGTGTGAAACGCCGTTTTCTCTTCGTCTTCTCTTGACATTTTGATCTGGTGGTAGCCCTTATAGGCGTCTAAGAAACACTTGTCCCTATAAGGGACCAGAGAGTCAACCTTGAAGTCTATCTCAGGCAGCGGATAAGCATCTTTAGGGCATGCCTTGTTCAAGTCTTtgaagtcgatgcacatccgcCATGTGCCATCTGGTTTCTTAACCATCACGGGGTTTGATACCCATGTGTGATACTTTGTTTCTCTAAGAATTCTAGCTTCGACCAGCTTTTGTACTTCTTTGACTACCAGTGCTTTTCGATCAGGAGCCATACTACGTTTACCCTGTGTGATTGGCTTGATGTCCGGGAGTGTTGCCAACTTGTGCTTTGCCTTATCCCGGGGTATCCCAGTCATGTCAGAGTGTTCAAAAGCAAAGATATCGGCATTCCTCCTCAGCAATTGTTTTAGGTTGTTTTTAACCTCAAGAGAAAGGCTATCTCCTATTGTCACTGTTTGCTCCGGATGGCGTGTGCTTAAAACCCACCTTTCTGTGCCAATGGCGCCAGTAGGTCCTTGACGGCACCTCTTGGTATCCAAAACTTCTCCCAGCTTGTCCCGGTATACCGTTGCAATCCCCCGCGGGGTGGGGAACTTCATGAACCCCCGCGCCATGGAAACTACAGCGTCAAGCTTTCCCCAGGTAAACCTTCCAATGATTACATTGTGGTAAGACTCAACGCGTACCACAAGAAATGTGAGGAGTATGGTTCTTTCTCGAGGGGTTTGTCCAAATGTAACTGGGAAAGTAATTTGTCCGATTGGATCAACCTTTTCATCGTTGAACACTTTAATAGGGGCGTGTACTGATTCGAGCAATTTTCTGTCTTCTAGTTGCATTCTGTTAAAACAGTGCTCATAGATGATGTCTTCAGAACTCCCGGTGTCTAGTAAGATTCTTCTCATATTGTAGTCGCCTACCGCGGCGGATATGATTAGGGGGTCGGTGGTGAGGTGCAGATCCTCTATGCGTGGTTCGATTGTCATGGTTGCCAGCATCCAGGGTTCGAGTGTGGAGAAACTCCGCTTTGCTCCCTTTCCCTTGTCGGCGTATACCATATTCAGCTCCCACTGTCTTTTGCCCGCCCCTTTGTTAGCCTCTTCTTTGTTGGGTGGCGGGCCTTTCTTTATATCTCGCACCAGGTGGGCCAACTTACCCGCCTTTACAAAGTACTCAATTTACTTCTTCAACTGATAGCAATCGTTGGTATCATGGCCGCTTCCCTTGTGATATTCACGGTATTTACTAGTGTCTTTGTTGGGAGCATCCTTCAACGGCTTGGGAGGATTAAATTTGAGGTTTTCGGAGGCCAGGATTTCTACTGGTGTTTTACTTAAATTAGGATAATCAGACTGCGGCTTAGAGGAGGATTCATTTCTCAAATGTGAAATCCGGGATCTATCATACCGCGAGTCTGATCTGTCACTCTTTTGGTACCTATCTCCTCTACCCTTGCCCTTAGAGCTCCGCTGCTCTCTGTCGTCTTGATTTTTCTGGGCTTCCTTTTCCTGTTAGCCGCATGACTGGCTGCCACAGTTTTTTCTTGTGTGACATACACCTTGGCTATCCTCAGGATTTCTTCTCTGGTGGAGGGCACACCATCCCTTCCACAGAGTGTCCTTAATAGCTCATCATCGTTTACTCCTTGTACGAAAGCGCTGCAGGCCAAATCGTTTGTAACACCTGGGATCGCCAGGCTCTCTTTATTAAATCTGACGATAAAACTCTCAACAGTTTCATTGTCTCTCCGACGAATGTGAAGTAGTTCGTTTCGATCCTTTGTGTGCCTTCTCTGTTGGCTGAATTGCAACGTGAACTTGGCCTCTAAGTCTTCAAAGCTATCGATTTCTCCGATGGGTAGACTATCCCACCAGACCCGTGCTGCTCCTACCAGTGTTTGGACAAACATTTTGCACCAAAGGGGCATGGGCCAACAGGCTACTTTTCCGGCGCTTTTGAACAGGTTGAGATAGTCATCAGGGTCACCTAGACCATCGTACTTGCCCACGGTTTGAGGCATCTTGGGTTTTTCCTTGATTGGGGCTTCAGCTTTTCTTCTGGTGAACTTGGACTTGAAAGTAGCGTCCACTGGTTTGTAAGGTCTAGTGAGATCGTCATCTTCAACGTTAATGGGTTGTACTGGAGGGGTTGCTCCACCCTGGCTGGTTCCCTGAGTGATAGGGGGTTGGGCCGAGGTAATGTTTAATGTGGAGCTGGGACCCCCGTTTGGAGAGAAActatcacaccctgacttttgcggaagcgtgattatgtgtgacttgcttaatatcattgcattcaatcataacaacaactatatgataaaacggaagatgttcatccattaaataagttttaaaaacataacaacattgttttaaaacatagAATTCAAATTCGAGTATAAACCATGCTACTTGTTTTTAGAGTTCACGaggactcgacaaaagacatTAAATAAAACCAGGCTTTGGATGATGTGTCTCGTCTAGgataagacacactaaccaaaccctaagaccatggatgacatcttttattctcaAACAACACTTGGAACTTCtgaacgcccgccagatccacatttaattcgctgaaatacatgtagtttgaaaacatcaacaaaagttgagctaGTTCATGGGTGTttgaataaacctttgaaatcgTTGTAaaaatgtatgtatgtttgtaaaaccccggtatgaaagcaacaatgaaaacagatcattaatggtttgcaaggccattaatatgtgtgacgtgatgcaggatgactcaaacctagcaaatttgtctctggcaataagacatagtcacctcgtgggccaccctggtccacacgggtgtgggctcgctacacccaaatagatctatcactcatgtccctcggtcctacaaagAGGATTGATGGTCTTAAGCGTCGTACCcaccattcacatgatctagcaataaccttccttagctaaccataccacgtataaacgtttgtaaacagtttgtaacatgtacttcacccccgaagttataaaaccgaaaacagttaaagaaaagggggaacatgaactcacagtcttgcgtcttctTATCACCGTAACTCAAGCTTCTTCCGataaacacgactacctacaacgtactatgatctattagacgagcgggtcgtgccttgacttagtattaattagtgtctttgagttacgtttcttcgGGTCTCAAATATTATttcaagttataattatttgttaaaatattaaatattttaacttaagttatatttattaaattttggaataattgttaaaacaatatattttaacttaatacctttcaagtatttatacttgtatttccttcccaaggatgggtgtattcgtATCCttatatttgtatatttttgtCTCGTATCGGTGTCGTATCCggagtgtatttatacgtacgagaatacgtatcttTATTGTATTTAAGTATTCTTTATACTTAACTTCGTATTAATTCTTCCGGAATAATACTTctagaaaaaaatatattaatatatatatttccaaaatatatatttcaagaaatattacttagaaaaattatttataatttttcccttgggcaaaaatatttgtattttcatataagttccaaaaataatatattttcaagtctaacttggaatatatatatatatatatatatatatatatatatgcttatttttctccaaaataatatattccgtttttttagaaaatatatatttcttccataaataatatatcttctaatattTCTAAGAAAATACATATCTTTAttcacccaaaataatatattttctttttgtcaaaaatatgatataactttgtaattattgtaaaaatcatatttttgtttcctttggtgtccaaaatattatttgcCAAAATATACACATGAATATTATTTCCGGagtattttgtaagttatattccttagttcggtttcaccaatattttgtgCATAACTTGTGTATTCatattcttggaattttggtaatattttggattggaatttatggtattttgatgagttatattatttcatgtcctaaatactataactaatacacaaagtatacaaataatcacacacatggtgacttctaaatatatatctcctaaatacatatttagtcacttttatttatagaAAACCAACccccaatatttatattttttgtaacaaaaattatggcaagcTTTATGTGAGaaattcatggtttaaaatacacttgtaagtatttgtttagaaatatttttctaagtgtttagtttttagaaaaattttgccatagtttccgctaaaaatggaggtttccataccttgaaggtatatcattttcttttgtaaaatcaacacaatcaatccacaatcaacaatACACATTCTACACTTACTAGCTTTGCCATTAACAAGCACaatctactacttcatgaacttgaatatttgtaaaaatttgtagtaacttactagtgttcttagtaagccttgttaccctttaaagtgtgattgattctttaaaaacttcatttttaaagaaaatggatCTTCACAACTTATAATCATATTTTTTCACAAATGTTTCTTCTTTGGTTTTTCTTGTTacataagtgtttctacacttgtttaacctttaaaaatagggtttatttatgtaagaaccaagatcaaGTAAATCTTGTGTTTTTAACTTGGTTCCTTTGAAAAACCATCCATGAAATTTTAGATCTTTGAtcattattttacaagaaaaccaCATATTCTTTCAAGTTAATGTTTCTTATGAGGATGATCTATGATCCTACAACactttcatcctctcatcttgctagattatgtttttaatcatgatctagcaatatcatatgatgatcaacatcattttcacaagcaatcaacaatcaacaagtaTTACAACACATAAACATTAAGATTTCTTATGTATTCATGCTTATATTCATGTTTCAAGTTCaagtttcttagtgttcttcaagattatcaTTATGTAACATCTTTTAACCACTGGAAATAGGTGTAAAATAGAAAGATTAAGGTttttaccactagctcaaggctagggatgatcaagagaagataagaggtggataaaag
This is a stretch of genomic DNA from Helianthus annuus cultivar XRQ/B chromosome 16, HanXRQr2.0-SUNRISE, whole genome shotgun sequence. It encodes these proteins:
- the LOC110919908 gene encoding uncharacterized protein LOC110919908, whose amino-acid sequence is MVYADKGKGAKRSFSTLEPWMLATMTIEPRIEDLHLTTDPLIISAAVGDYNMRRILLDTGSSEDIIYEHCFNRMQLEDRKLLESVHAPIKVFNDEKVDPIGQITFPVTFGQTPRERTILLTFLVVRVESYHNVIIGRFTWGKLDAVVSMARGFMKFPTPRGIATVYRDKLGEVLDTKRCRQGPTGAIGTERWVLSTRHPEQTVTIGDSLSLEVKNNLKQLLRRNADIFAFEHSDMTGIPRDKAKHKLATLPDIKPITQGKRSMAPDRKALVVKEVQKLVEARILRETKYHTWVSNPVMVKKPDGTWRMCIDFKDLNKACPKDAYPLPEIDFKVDSLVPYRDKCFLDAYKGYHQIKMSREDEEKTAFHTDVASFAIPKCLLVYEMPEPHTNASWTRLSKNKLAEIWKYMSTT